A genomic segment from Papilio machaon chromosome 20, ilPapMach1.1, whole genome shotgun sequence encodes:
- the LOC106711234 gene encoding cytochrome P450 6B5 has product MLYLLVTLAIVFTLVYFYFTRTFNYWKVRNVPGPNPLPLFGNIKDSVFRRKHLAVVFKSIYDAYPNEKVVGVYRMTTPCLLLRDLDVIKHVMIKDFDLFVDRGVEFSKEGLGLNLFHADGDTWKVLRNRFTPVFTSGKLKNMLYLMTERGEQFIEYVDNLRAKQPEQPIHVLVQKFTMATISACAFGMDLDEDMYQILDKIDKMIFTPSYARELDMMFPGILKKFNGSIFPKYVTTFFYNLAQTVVKQRGGLPTNRKDFMDLILALRQQKTIEGTKKLDNEKLRIVELTDSVIAAQAFVFYAAGYETSASTMTYLFYELAKHPEIQDKVIAEIDEVLKRHNGEINYDCLNEMTYLQQVFDETLRKYPIVDPLQRNAQTDYIIPGTNVTIKKGQTILVNASGIHYDPKYYPNPEKFDPERFSPENEKDRHSCAYLPFGTGPRNCIGMRFAKVQSRVCVAKFLSKFRVEPSQKTPTVLEYDPMRSVLFPKGGIHLNILYR; this is encoded by the exons ATGCTGTACCTTTTAGTGACTTTAGCAATTGTATTTACACttgtatacttttattttacaaggaCTTTCAACTACTGGAAAGTTAGAAATGTACCTGGACCTAATCCGCTACCATTGTTCGGCAATATTAAGGACAGCGTATTCAGAAGAAAGCATCTTGCTGTAGTTTTCAAAAGTATTTACGATGCATATCCCAATGAAAAAGTGGTTGGAGTTTACAGAATGACCACACCGTGTCTACTGCTGCGTGACTTAGACGTTATTAAGCACGTTATGATTAAAGATTTTGATCTGTTCGTCGACAGAGGAGTGGAATTCAGTAAAGAAGGACTAGGCCTTAACCTATTCCATGCTGATGGCGATACATGGAAGGTCCTAAGAAACAGATTTACACCAGTTTTTACTTCTGGTAAACTGAAGAACATGTTGTATCTCATGACTGAACGAGGTGAACAGTTTATTGAGTATGTTGATAACCTTCGTGCCAAACAACCGGAACAACCTATACATGTCCTCGTCCAGAAGTTCACGATGGCTACAATTTCAGCATGTGCCTTTGGTATGGACTTAGATGAAGATATGTACCAAATATTGGataaaatagacaaaatgatttttactCCAAGTTATGCTAGGGAATTGGATATGATGTTCCCTGgcatattgaaaaagtttaatgGTTCAATATTTCCCAAGTACGTAACCACGTTCTTCTATAACCTCGCACAAACTGTTGTGAAACAAAGAGGTGGACTTCCAACAAACAGAAAGGACTTTATGGATTTAATATTGGCGTTGagacaacaaaaaacaattgaaggaACGAAGAAATTGGACAATGAGAAGTTGAGGATAGTTGAACTGACTGATAGCGTGATTGCGGCACAGGCTTTCGTGTTCTATGCGGCCGGCTACGAGACAAGCGCCTCCACCATGACGTACTTGTTTTATGAACTAGCGAAACATCCTGAGATACAAGATAAAGTCATTGCGGAAATTGACGAAGTTCTTAAACGGCACAACGGCGAAATAAACTACGACTGCTTAAATGAAATGACTTATTTGCAACAAGTATTTGATGAAACATTACGGAAATATCCAATTGTAGATCCTTTACAACGCAACGCTCAAACGGACTACATAATCCCAGGAACTAATGTTACAATCAAGAAAGGACAAACTATACTCGTGAATGCTTCGGGTATCCATTACGATCCTAAATACTACCCCAACCCAGAGAAGTTTGACCCTGAGCGGTTTAGTCCTGAAAATGAGAAAGACAGACATTCGTGTGCTTATTTACCGTTTGGAACTGGACCCAGGAACTGCATAG GCATGCGGTTTGCCAAGGTGCAGTCCCGAGTGTGTGTAGCCAAGTTCCTGTCCAAGTTCCGTGTAGAGCCTTCGCAAAAAACACCAACGGTGTTGGAATACGATCCCATGCGTTCTGTCTTGTTCCCCAAGGGAGGAATTCAcctcaatattttatatcgataa
- the LOC123722143 gene encoding cytochrome P450 6B5-like has protein sequence MLYLLVTFASVLALLYFYFTRTFNYWKDRNVPGPTPLPFVGNLKDTTLRRKHIAEVFKRIYDAYPNEKVVGVYRMTTPCLLLRDLDVIKNVMIKDFDLFVDRGVEFSKEGLGLNLFHADGDTWKVLRSRFTPVFTSGKLKNMLYLMTERGEQFIEYVDNLRAKQPEQPIHVLVQKFTMATISACAFGMDLDEDMYQILDKIDKMIFTANYSLELDMMYPGILKKFNGSIFPKFVSTFFDNLAQTVVKQRGGLPTNRKDFMDLILALRQQKTIEGTKKLDNEKLRIVELTDSVIAAQAFVFYAAGYETSASTMTYLFYELAKHPEIQDKVIAEIDEVLKRHNGEINYDCLNEMTYLQQVFDETLRKYPIVDPLQRNAQTDYKIPGTNVTIKKGQTILVNASGIHYDPKYYPNPEKFDPERFSPENEKDRHSCAYLPFGTGPRNCIGMRFAKVQSRVCVVKFLSKFRVEPSKKTPMVLEYDPMRLVLFPKGGIHLNVLCR, from the exons ATGCTGTATCTTTTAGTTACCTTCGCAAGTGTACTtgcacttttatatttttattttacaaggaCTTTCAACTACTGGAAGGATAGAAATGTACCTGGACCTACACCGTTGCCGTTCGTTGGTAATCTTAAGGATACTACTCTGAGGCGTAAGCATATTGCCGAAGTTTTCAAAAGAATTTACGATGCATATCCCAATGAAAAAGTGGTTGGAGTTTACAGAATGACCACACCGTGTCTACTGCTGCGTGACTTAGACGTTATTAAGAACGTTATGATTAAAGATTTTGATCTGTTCGTCGACAGAGGAGTGGAATTCAGTAAAGAAGGACTAGGCCTTAACCTATTCCATGCTGATGGCGATACATGGAAAGTCCTAAGAAGCAGATTTACACCAGTTTTTACTTCTGGTAAACTGAAGAACATGTTGTATCTCATGACTGAACGCGGTGAACAGTTTATTGAGTATGTTGATAACCTTCGTGCCAAACAACCGGAACAACCTATACATGTCCTCGTCCAGAAGTTCACGATGGCTACAATTTCAGCATGTGCCTTTGGTATGGACTTAGATGAAGATATGTACCAAATATTGGACAAAATAGacaaaatgatttttactGCAAATTACAGCCTTGAATTAGATATGATGTACCCTGgcatattgaaaaagtttaatgGTTCAATATTTCCCAAGTTCGTGAGCACTTTCTTCGATAACCTCGCACAAACTGTTGTGAAACAAAGAGGTGGACTTCCGACAAACAGAAAGGACTTTATGGATTTAATATTGGCATTGagacaacaaaaaacaattgaaggaACGAAGAAACTGGACAATGAAAAGCTGAGGATAGTTGAACTGACTGATAGCGTGATTGCGGCACAGGCTTTCGTGTTCTATGCGGCTGGCTACGAGACAAGCGCCTCCACCATGACGTACTTGTTTTATGAACTAGCGAAACATCCTGAGATACAAGATAAAGTCATTGCGGAAATTGACGAAGTTCTTAAACGGCACAATGGCGAAATAAACTACGACTGCTTAAATGAAATGACTTATTTGCAACAAGTATTTGATGAAACATTACGGAAATATCCAATTGTAGATCCTTTACAACGCAACGCTCAAACGGACTACAAGATCCCAGGAACTAATGTTACAATCAAGAAAGGACAAACTATACTCGTCAATGCTTCGGGTATCCATTACGATCCTAAATACTACCCCAACCCTGAGAAGTTTGACCCTGAGCGGTTTAGTCCAGAAAATGAGAAAGACAGACATTCGTGTGCTTATTTACCGTTTGGAACTGGACCCAGGAACTGCATAG GCATGCGGTTTGCCAAGGTGCAGTCCCGAGTATGCGTAGTCAAATTCCTGTCCAAGTTCAGAGTGGAGCCTTCTAAAAAGACTCCAATGGTGTTGGAATACGATCCCATGCGACTAGTTCTATTCCCCAAGGGAGGAATtcatttgaatgttttatgtaGATAA